The sequence below is a genomic window from Bradyrhizobium septentrionale.
GTTGCCGGCAATTTTTGCGGCCATCTCCTGCGCCATCACGACGTGCTGACCTTTCGGCGCGACCTTGTTGACGAAGCCGATCTGGAAGGCGCGCTCCGCCGACATTTCCTCGCCGACCAGCAGAAATTCCATCGCGATCTTATGCGGCATCCGTGCCATCACCGACGACACGCCACCCGCGGTGGTGCCGATCTTTCCCTCGGGATAGATGAAACGTGTCGTCTCCGACGCCACGCACAGGTCGGCCATCTGGACCAGCACGAAGGCGCCACCCACGACCCAGCCCGACGTCGCCGCGATCACGGGCTTGTCCAGTTCGACACCAAGGCCAGGCACGGCGTGCCACATGTTGGCGGGGAGATCACCGACATCGGCGCCGACAGAGAAATACCTCTCCTCGGACGAAGCCAGCACCGCGACACGATCGCCGCTGTCGCGAAAGCGCAGCCACGCATCGCGCAACTCCGTACACAACGCGTCGTTGAGCGCGTTGTGCTTATCGCTGCGCGCCATCGTGATGGTCGCGACATGGTCCGCGCTCTCGTAGCGAACGAGCGTCATGCTGGCCTCCCGGATGTTGTTTTTATTGTCTTGCGCCGCGGCCGTGCCGCGCCGTTATTTCTTCTCGTCGGGATGCCGGTGCACCGGATCGACCCACAGCACCGTCTCCGGCTTCTCGATCGGCTCGATGTCGAGATTGATCGCGACCGCCTCGCCGTCGGAGCGCACCAACACGCATTCCAGCACCTCGTCGCGGCTGGCGTTGATCTCCTGATGCGGCACGTAGGGCGGCACGAAGATGAAATCGCCGGGACCGGCTTCGGCGGTGAACTGCAGCTTCTCGCCCCAGCGCATCCGCGCCTTGCCCTTCACGACATA
It includes:
- a CDS encoding enoyl-CoA hydratase/isomerase family protein; its protein translation is MTLVRYESADHVATITMARSDKHNALNDALCTELRDAWLRFRDSGDRVAVLASSEERYFSVGADVGDLPANMWHAVPGLGVELDKPVIAATSGWVVGGAFVLVQMADLCVASETTRFIYPEGKIGTTAGGVSSVMARMPHKIAMEFLLVGEEMSAERAFQIGFVNKVAPKGQHVVMAQEMAAKIAGNAPLVVRALKKLAREAMPKGPLETVADARRLLDEVRDSEDLKEGVKAFAEKRKPRFTGK